The DNA segment GGCGGTCAACAACGACGGCTCGCTCAAGGTCAGCTACATGGCACCCAGCGTCGAGGGCCAGGCCCAGGTGATCGGGATGGCCCAGACGATCGCCGGAGTCCACCCGGACACAATCGGCTACGTCGAGGCGCACGGCACCGGTACCAACCTGGGCGATCCAATCGAGATCGCCGCGCTGACCCAGGCGTTTCGCGCGCACACGCAGCGCAAGCAGTATTGTGCCCTCGGCTCGATCAAAACCAACATCGGCCACCTCGATACCGCCGCAGGCGTGGCCGGCCTGATCAAGGCCACGCTGACGCTCAAGCACCGGCAGATTCCGCCCAGCCTGCACTACACCGCGCCTAACCCGCAGATCGACTTCGCCGGTAGTCCATTTTATGTCAACACGAAGCTGACCGAATGGCCGCGCAACGGCACGCCGCGCCGCGCGGGCGTCAGCTCGTTCGGCATGGGCGGCACCAACGCGCATGTTGTGCTGGAAGAAGCGCCGCAGGCCGAGCCGACCGACGAGGGCCGCGCCTGGCAGATCCTATCGCTCTCGGCCAAGACCAGCACCGCGCTTGAGGCGGCGACCACGCGGCTGGCGGCGTATCTCAAGCAGCACCCCGATCTCAACCTGGCCGACGTAGCCTACACCCTGCACCTGGGTCGGCGTCCGTTCAGCCATCGGCGGGTACTCGTCTGCCAGGATCTCGACGATGCGGTAAACGCGCTCGAAACCTGGGACGCACAGCGCGTGCTGACGGGCCACCACGAGCCCGGCGAGCGTCCGGTCGTGCTGATGTTTTCGGGCCAGGGCGCGCAGTACGTCGGCATGGCGCGCGAGCTGTACGAGGACGAGCCGGTCTTTCACGAGACGATCGATCGCTGCGCCGCGATCCTGCGCCCGCACCTGGGCACCGATCTGCGCGACGTGCTCTATCCCGGCGCGGATGCCGCCGAGAGCGCCACGCAGCGCTTGACACAGACCGCGCTGGCGCAGCCCGCGCTCTTCGTGATCGCGTATGCGCTGGCGCAGCAGCTCATGGCCTGGGGCGTGCAGCCTGCGGCGATGGTCGGCCACTCGATCGGCGAGTACGTCGCGGCCTGTCTCGCGGGCGTTTTCTCGCTGGACGATGCGCTGCTGCTGGTCGCGGCGCGCGGCAAGCTGATGCAATCGCTGCCGTCCGGCGCGATGCTGGCCGTGCCGCTGCCGGAGCCGGAGGTCCAGTCGCTGCTCGGCGCTGAGCTGTCGCTGGCGGCGGTCAACGGCCCCGCGCTGTGCGTGGTATCGGGTCCGACAGCGGCGATCGACCAGCTTGAGGCCCAGTTGAGCGCCGAGGGCCTGAACTGCCGCCGTCTGCACACCTCGCACGCCTTCCACTCGGCGATGATGGAGCCGATTCTTGAGGCGTTCGCGGCCCAGGTCAGGCGTATCCGGCTGCAAGCGCCGACGCTGCCCTACCTCTCGAACGTAAGCGGCACCTGGATCACCGCCGCGCAGGCCACCGATCCGCGCTACTGGACGACGCATCTGCGGCAGGCGGTGCGTTTCGCCGACGCCTTGCACGAGATCCTGCGACCGGAAAGCACGCTGCCCGGCGCGGTGCTGCTTGAGGTCGGTCCCGGCCAGACGCTCAGCACGCTGGCGCGGCAGCATCCGTCAAAAGCGCCCAGCCAGGTTGTGCTCGCGTCGGTGCGGCACCCCAACGACAAATTGAGCGATGCGGCGTTTCTGCTCAGCACGCTGGGCAAGCTCTGGCTGGCGGGCGTCGAGGTCGATTGGAGCGCCTTCTATCGCGACGAGCGCCGCCAGCGCGTGCCGCTGCCGACCTATCCCTTCGAGCGGCAGCGCTACTGGGTCGAGCCGCTGACGGTCGCGCCCGCCGCTGTAGCCGCAGCGCCCGCCGCCACACCGCAGAAAAAGGCCGATCTCGCCGACTGGTTCTATCTGCCGTGCTGGAAGCCCGCGCTGCCGCCTGTGGTATCTACTGAGCAGCACGAGCGCTGGCTGCTCTTCACCGATGCAAGCGGCATCGGCGTGCAGCTCGCGCACCGGATCGAGCAGACCGGACAGCCGATCGTCACAGTCACGACGGGCAGCCAGTTCAGCAAGCTGCGCGACCGCCACTACGCGATCGATCCGCGCCAGCGCGAAGATTACGACGCGCTGCTGGCCGAGCTGCGCGCGCTGGATCTCGCGCCGACCGCGCTCGTCCACCTGTGGAACGTGACCATGCCCGACGATCTGCTTTCGCCTGCCGATCGGATCGAGCGGGCGCTGGACGTGGGCTTTTACAGCCTGATCGCCCTGGCTCAGGCCCTCGGCGCGCAAGACCTGGCGCAGCCTGTGCGGATCACGATGGTGACGAATAACATGCAGCGCGTGGGCGGCGAGCCGATGCTTGAGCCGGAGAAGGCGACCGCGCTTGGGCCGTGCAATGTGATCCCGCAGGAGTACCCGCACATTACCTGCCGCAGCGTCGATCTGCTGCTGCCGCAGCCCGGAAGCTGGCACGAGACGCGGCTGCTCGATCATCTGCTGGCTGAGTGCAGCGCGTCGGCCAGTGATCCGCTCGTGGCCTATCGCGACCATCGCCGCTGGGTGCAGGATGTCGCGGCGGTGCGGTTGGAGCGGCCCGCCGAAGGAGCGTCGGGGCTGCGGCCTGGCGGCGTGTATCTAATCACCGGCGGCCTGGGCGGTATCGGGCTTGAGCTGGCGGAGCATCTGGCGCGAACGGTGCAGGCGAAGCTGGTGCTGACCAGCCGCTCCGGCCTGCCGCCGCGCGATGAGTGGTCGCGCTGGCTGGAAACCCACGCGGCGACGGATGGCACCAGCGATAAGATCCGCCGGGTACAGTCGTTCGAGGAGCTGGGCGCGGAGGTGCTGGTGCTGCGCGCCGACGTAGCCGACCGCGACCAGATGCAGGCGGTGATCGAGCAGATCGACGAGCGCTTCGGCGCGCTGCATGGCGTGATCCATGCGGCGGGCCTGGTTGGGCGGCAGTTCTTCCGCTCGATTCAGGAGACGAGCGCCGACGACTGTGCGCGGCAGTTCAAGGCCAAAGTCGACGGCACGCTCGCGCTGGCGGATGTGCTGCGTGACCGACCGATCGACGTTTGTATGCTGCTGTCGTCGCTCTCGACCGTGCTGGGCGGCCTGGGCTTCGCGACCTACGCCGCGTCGAACCTGTTCATGGATGCCTTCGCGCACCAGCAGAGCCAGCACAGCCCGATCCCGTGGATCGCGGTCGATTGGGACGCCTGGCAGATCACCGTCGATCAGGAGCTCCAAGGCCGCGACGATGCATCGCAGCAGGCGATCACGCTCGCCGAGGGCATGGATGCCTTTGAGCGGATCGTCGCGCAGCCCGCGCAGCCACAGGTGATCGTCTCGACCGGCGACCTGCGCGCCCGGATCGACCAGTGGATCAAGCTGGAGCCGCTCCACGACGAGACGACCGCCGCGCCGCCGCTCGACTCGACGCTGTACCCGCGTCCGAGCTTGCAGAATGCGTATGTCGCGCCGCGCAACGAAACCGAGCAGACGATCGCGCGGATCTGGCAGGAGTCGCTCCGCATCGAGCAGGTCGGCATCCACGATAACTTCTTTGACCTGGGTGGTAACTCGCTGAGCGGCATTCAGATCATCAACCAACTGCGCAAAACGTTCGACGTGCAGATCCCGACCGTCAGCCTCTACGAGGGGCCGACCGTCAGCGCGCTGGCGCAGATCATTAATCCCGCGCCCGACGACAGGCCGCAGTACGAGGCCAGCCGCAGCCGTGGCGAGCGCCGCCGCGAGAAGCGCCGCGAGCGGCGTTGAAGGTTTACACCATATCGGGATTGTGGTTGTCCGGGCACGGCGCTGCCGTGCCCGCTCCAGGGTGTGTCGCATTCCCGAAACATTGCCCGGCGATCATCAACGCGAGCAGACGAGCCTAGGCCGAAGAGCGGTTAAGGGAGATCACGATTGTGGGCGAGCAGTTTACTGGGATTGAAATAGCGATTATCGGTATCACAGGTCGTTTCCCAGGTGCCACGACGATCGAGCAGTACTGGCAAAACCTCCGTGACGGCGTCGAGTCGGTCATGTTCTTCAGCGAGGCCGAGCTTACCGCGCGTGGCGTCGATCCGGCGCTGCTACGCGATCCCGACTACGTCAGGGCCACGGCGCAGATCGACGGCATCGAAGAGTTCGACGCAGCCTTCTTTGGCCTGAGCCACCGCGAGGCCGAGATCACCGATCCGCAGCAGCGCCTCTTTCTGGAATACGCCTGGTCCGCGCTGGAGCACGCCGGGTACAATCCCGAACGCTACGACGGCGCGATCGGCGTCTTCGGCGGCGCGACGATCAACACCTATCTGCTGTACAATCT comes from the Herpetosiphonaceae bacterium genome and includes:
- a CDS encoding SDR family NAD(P)-dependent oxidoreductase translates to MDSAETQQSIDGIAIVGMAGRFPGAGTVDELWSNLQQGVESISFFSDQELLDEGIDPALLDLPNYVKARGALGNAEFFDAAFFGHSPKVAELMDPQHRLFLECAWEALEHAGYDSERYAGRIGVYGGESMNTYLLNNLYAHIHMVASVDSLQAAIGNDKDSLTTEVSYKLNLRGPSVTIQTASSTSLVAVHQACQSLLNYECDMALAGGVSIHFPEKAGYLYQQGGATSPDGHCRAFDVNAQGFVNGHGAGVVALKRLEDALEDGDTIHAVIRGSAVNNDGSLKVSYMAPSVEGQAQVIGMAQTIAGVHPDTIGYVEAHGTGTNLGDPIEIAALTQAFRAHTQRKQYCALGSIKTNIGHLDTAAGVAGLIKATLTLKHRQIPPSLHYTAPNPQIDFAGSPFYVNTKLTEWPRNGTPRRAGVSSFGMGGTNAHVVLEEAPQAEPTDEGRAWQILSLSAKTSTALEAATTRLAAYLKQHPDLNLADVAYTLHLGRRPFSHRRVLVCQDLDDAVNALETWDAQRVLTGHHEPGERPVVLMFSGQGAQYVGMARELYEDEPVFHETIDRCAAILRPHLGTDLRDVLYPGADAAESATQRLTQTALAQPALFVIAYALAQQLMAWGVQPAAMVGHSIGEYVAACLAGVFSLDDALLLVAARGKLMQSLPSGAMLAVPLPEPEVQSLLGAELSLAAVNGPALCVVSGPTAAIDQLEAQLSAEGLNCRRLHTSHAFHSAMMEPILEAFAAQVRRIRLQAPTLPYLSNVSGTWITAAQATDPRYWTTHLRQAVRFADALHEILRPESTLPGAVLLEVGPGQTLSTLARQHPSKAPSQVVLASVRHPNDKLSDAAFLLSTLGKLWLAGVEVDWSAFYRDERRQRVPLPTYPFERQRYWVEPLTVAPAAVAAAPAATPQKKADLADWFYLPCWKPALPPVVSTEQHERWLLFTDASGIGVQLAHRIEQTGQPIVTVTTGSQFSKLRDRHYAIDPRQREDYDALLAELRALDLAPTALVHLWNVTMPDDLLSPADRIERALDVGFYSLIALAQALGAQDLAQPVRITMVTNNMQRVGGEPMLEPEKATALGPCNVIPQEYPHITCRSVDLLLPQPGSWHETRLLDHLLAECSASASDPLVAYRDHRRWVQDVAAVRLERPAEGASGLRPGGVYLITGGLGGIGLELAEHLARTVQAKLVLTSRSGLPPRDEWSRWLETHAATDGTSDKIRRVQSFEELGAEVLVLRADVADRDQMQAVIEQIDERFGALHGVIHAAGLVGRQFFRSIQETSADDCARQFKAKVDGTLALADVLRDRPIDVCMLLSSLSTVLGGLGFATYAASNLFMDAFAHQQSQHSPIPWIAVDWDAWQITVDQELQGRDDASQQAITLAEGMDAFERIVAQPAQPQVIVSTGDLRARIDQWIKLEPLHDETTAAPPLDSTLYPRPSLQNAYVAPRNETEQTIARIWQESLRIEQVGIHDNFFDLGGNSLSGIQIINQLRKTFDVQIPTVSLYEGPTVSALAQIINPAPDDRPQYEASRSRGERRREKRRERR